One region of Patescibacteria group bacterium genomic DNA includes:
- a CDS encoding lamin tail domain-containing protein translates to MKHIIISLIVVMTVVVMMPSRALSASKPVLISEVQTGSLISAGEEFIEIFNSSTSAIDVTGWSLYYRSATGVVWSKKGTIASGSVDPGDFWVLAANTVGNSPFTSGLAQSGGSIELRDKQGAAVDQFGWGTANTALITPGSESKPGESMYRLYDFGLKEMVNSDNNFADFDISNSPTPGMAPAQEIIEVEEPVQTYPNLELSELFPDPVSPLSDASDEFIEIYNPTAEAVDLSGWKLRDESGGEYLIKGKTILAYGRIAIMSSESKITLNNTGDIILLIDPNDKVADESSNYGAAEEGLGWTKQAGQWQWSISPTPGAANSAIYIDSSLSPASSVANIKKSSTKKPSSKTITKAKAKAKAKTKISKLKASPNSSSNPASYPTDANKTPASGLWPWLLVSLGIATIGYGIYEYRTEIQLQFKKLRSKF, encoded by the coding sequence ATGAAGCATATAATAATATCATTGATAGTAGTTATGACGGTAGTTGTAATGATGCCATCTAGAGCTCTATCAGCCTCTAAGCCAGTACTGATTAGTGAGGTTCAGACTGGCTCTTTGATATCCGCAGGGGAAGAGTTCATCGAGATTTTCAATAGTAGCACCTCAGCCATAGATGTAACTGGCTGGAGCCTTTATTACCGATCGGCTACCGGCGTTGTATGGTCCAAGAAAGGTACTATAGCGTCTGGCAGTGTAGATCCTGGAGATTTTTGGGTCTTGGCGGCCAACACTGTGGGTAATAGCCCGTTTACTAGCGGCCTAGCACAAAGTGGGGGTAGTATTGAGCTTAGGGACAAACAAGGCGCAGCAGTGGATCAGTTTGGCTGGGGTACGGCAAATACTGCACTTATAACTCCCGGAAGTGAATCGAAGCCTGGCGAGAGCATGTATCGTTTGTATGATTTTGGCTTAAAGGAAATGGTAAATAGTGATAATAATTTCGCTGATTTTGATATATCTAATTCCCCAACACCTGGCATGGCTCCAGCTCAGGAAATAATAGAAGTAGAGGAGCCAGTACAAACATACCCTAACTTAGAGCTAAGCGAACTATTCCCTGATCCAGTCTCACCTTTAAGTGATGCGAGCGATGAGTTTATCGAGATATACAACCCCACAGCAGAGGCCGTAGATCTTTCGGGCTGGAAACTAAGAGATGAATCGGGGGGAGAATACTTAATAAAAGGCAAGACAATCCTGGCATATGGCAGGATAGCAATAATGTCGAGCGAATCAAAGATTACACTTAACAATACAGGGGACATAATACTTCTGATCGACCCTAACGATAAAGTGGCTGATGAATCTAGCAATTATGGAGCAGCTGAAGAAGGCTTAGGCTGGACAAAGCAAGCTGGACAATGGCAGTGGAGCATCAGCCCGACTCCTGGTGCAGCTAATTCCGCCATATATATAGATAGCTCTCTTAGCCCCGCCTCATCTGTTGCAAACATTAAGAAGTCATCAACCAAAAAACCGTCTTCAAAAACTATAACCAAAGCCAAGGCCAAAGCCAAAGCTAAGACCAAGATAAGCAAATTGAAGGCATCACCAAATAGTAGCTCCAATCCAGCGTCGTACCCTACCGATGCTAATAAAACGCCAGCTTCAGGTTTGTGGCCCTGGTTGCTTGTATCGCTAGGAATCGCTACCATAGGTTATGGAATATATGAATACAGAACAGAAATTCAGCTTCAATTCAAAAAACTTAGATCAAAGTTTTAA
- the tsaE gene encoding tRNA (adenosine(37)-N6)-threonylcarbamoyltransferase complex ATPase subunit type 1 TsaE: MNTEQKFSFNSKNLDQSFNLGTKLAKLIHPPILIELVGDLGGGKTALVKAIAKGLGITQTVTSPTFNIHRGYEAPSGIRLEHFDLYRLNDDEIVENELQDSLASSNTIVCTEWANHFSKNMAEDRLMLECHYIDDNTRRYDFTSTGPISSKIINGLKQ; this comes from the coding sequence ATGAATACAGAACAGAAATTCAGCTTCAATTCAAAAAACTTAGATCAAAGTTTTAATCTCGGAACTAAGCTAGCCAAATTAATCCATCCGCCAATTCTTATTGAATTAGTCGGTGATCTTGGCGGTGGAAAGACCGCACTCGTAAAGGCAATTGCCAAAGGCCTAGGTATAACTCAGACAGTCACTAGCCCTACATTTAATATTCATCGGGGTTACGAAGCACCCTCTGGAATTCGCTTAGAGCACTTCGACCTGTACAGATTAAACGACGATGAAATCGTAGAAAACGAACTGCAAGATAGTCTTGCCAGCTCAAATACGATAGTCTGTACCGAATGGGCTAATCATTTCAGTAAGAATATGGCAGAAGATAGGCTAATGTTGGAGTGCCACTATATAGACGATAATACGCGGCGCTATGACTTTACCTCAACCGGGCCGATATCTTCCAAGATAATAAACGGACTTAAGCAATGA
- the rny gene encoding ribonuclease Y, whose translation MEILFAVLALAIGGGAGYGANSYISKQKASDADSKAKKLLDDAKEEAKNKVLDAQQEAVKINGELKQEERERRNKIDASEKRVADRETLLDNKLDQIEKRTEALGRSEKEIEAIKEEIRAIRTRQENNLEKIAKLKKEDAQKKLMEMTERDIKNDLVEYIEKRKRDATENADEIAKDIMSQAMERLATGTASERTISTVAIPNDGDKGKIIGKEGRNIQTLERLTGVEIIIDESPGVITISGFNPIRRQVAKKALEALVKDGRIHPAKIEETVEKAQREIDEEVKVAGEQAAREAKVLGLPSEISKTMGMLKFRTSYSQNVLHHSVEMAHLAAMIAEEIGADVQVSRTAAFLHDLGKAVSHEVEGKHHHITGDMMRKAGFDEATTHAAEAHHDDIEATTSEALIVRVVDALSGGRPGARGDKLENYVKRMTDLENVANAFSGIKKSYAISAGREIRVFVDPEEIDDLSAIKLARDVATKIEASLKYPGTIKVNVIRETRAEEYAK comes from the coding sequence ATGGAAATACTCTTTGCAGTACTTGCCTTAGCTATAGGTGGGGGAGCTGGCTATGGTGCTAATTCCTATATCTCAAAACAAAAAGCTTCTGATGCAGACTCAAAAGCCAAGAAGCTTTTAGACGATGCCAAGGAAGAAGCAAAAAATAAAGTTTTAGATGCCCAGCAAGAGGCTGTCAAAATTAATGGTGAATTGAAACAAGAAGAACGCGAAAGGCGTAATAAAATTGATGCTTCAGAAAAGCGCGTAGCCGACCGTGAGACGCTATTAGATAATAAGCTCGATCAAATAGAGAAACGCACTGAAGCTCTGGGTAGATCCGAAAAAGAGATTGAAGCTATTAAAGAAGAGATTCGGGCAATTAGAACTCGCCAAGAAAATAATTTAGAAAAAATAGCCAAGCTTAAAAAAGAAGATGCTCAAAAGAAACTTATGGAAATGACCGAGCGCGATATTAAAAATGATTTAGTAGAATACATAGAGAAAAGAAAGCGCGATGCGACTGAAAATGCTGATGAAATAGCCAAGGACATTATGTCTCAGGCAATGGAGCGTCTGGCTACAGGCACAGCATCGGAGCGCACAATTAGCACAGTGGCAATACCAAACGATGGCGATAAGGGGAAGATTATCGGTAAGGAAGGTCGTAACATTCAGACCCTTGAGCGCCTCACGGGGGTAGAGATTATTATAGATGAAAGCCCAGGGGTAATTACTATTTCTGGCTTTAATCCTATTCGCCGCCAGGTTGCCAAAAAGGCCTTAGAGGCGCTTGTTAAGGACGGCCGAATCCACCCAGCCAAGATAGAAGAAACTGTCGAAAAGGCTCAGAGAGAAATCGACGAAGAGGTGAAGGTTGCCGGGGAACAGGCTGCCCGTGAAGCTAAGGTACTAGGGCTGCCATCAGAAATATCAAAGACTATGGGAATGCTAAAGTTCCGCACTAGCTATAGCCAAAATGTATTGCACCACTCTGTCGAAATGGCCCACTTAGCCGCAATGATTGCCGAAGAAATCGGCGCCGATGTACAGGTATCTCGCACAGCTGCATTTTTGCATGATCTTGGTAAGGCAGTTAGCCATGAAGTAGAAGGCAAACACCACCATATCACTGGCGATATGATGCGCAAGGCCGGTTTCGATGAAGCCACCACCCATGCGGCCGAAGCGCACCATGATGATATAGAGGCTACTACGTCAGAAGCTCTGATAGTCAGAGTAGTCGATGCATTAAGTGGCGGTCGGCCAGGAGCCAGGGGCGATAAGCTAGAAAACTATGTAAAACGCATGACTGATTTAGAAAATGTCGCAAATGCGTTTAGTGGAATCAAAAAAAGCTATGCGATAAGTGCCGGTAGAGAGATTCGAGTATTTGTGGATCCCGAGGAGATAGATGATCTCTCGGCCATAAAATTGGCTCGTGATGTAGCCACTAAGATTGAGGCATCCCTAAAGTACCCGGGAACAATTAAGGTAAATGTAATTCGTGAAACTAGAGCAGAGGAGTACGCAAAATAA
- a CDS encoding TIGR00282 family metallophosphoesterase → MKILYIGDIVAKIGRRAVGQVLPKLKEERQIDFVIAQSENMSTGNGITKKSIKEMKDAGVDFFSGGNHSFKKPEGVDMLNDPSEPIIRPANYPGKTPGRGWKIAETPFGRILVINLLGQTFNGPQLDHPLKVVDAILEENKHEKLAATIVDLHADLTSEKVAIGFYLDGRVSGVVGSHIHVSTADAKVLPGGTAHISDVGMTGPIDSVLGVKKEIIIEKWLNQLPNRFDWPKTGIVQFSSVLIDVGSDGKARSIEQILISTEVN, encoded by the coding sequence ATGAAAATTTTATATATCGGCGACATAGTCGCAAAAATAGGTAGGCGAGCAGTTGGGCAAGTATTGCCAAAGCTAAAAGAAGAAAGGCAAATCGATTTTGTAATTGCACAATCCGAGAATATGAGCACCGGTAATGGCATAACTAAAAAATCCATTAAGGAAATGAAGGATGCAGGAGTGGATTTCTTTAGCGGTGGAAACCATAGCTTCAAAAAGCCTGAAGGTGTGGATATGCTCAATGATCCAAGCGAGCCGATAATACGCCCCGCAAACTATCCTGGCAAAACTCCGGGTCGAGGTTGGAAGATTGCCGAAACACCATTTGGCCGAATATTAGTCATCAATTTGCTTGGCCAAACTTTTAATGGCCCACAATTAGACCACCCCCTAAAAGTAGTAGATGCAATACTCGAAGAAAATAAACATGAAAAGCTAGCTGCCACCATAGTTGATTTACATGCTGACTTAACATCTGAAAAAGTGGCGATTGGATTTTACCTAGATGGTCGAGTCAGTGGTGTGGTTGGTAGCCACATTCATGTAAGCACCGCCGATGCAAAAGTTCTGCCGGGCGGAACTGCGCATATTAGCGATGTCGGTATGACAGGCCCAATAGATTCCGTACTTGGCGTTAAAAAAGAAATTATAATCGAAAAGTGGCTCAATCAATTGCCAAACAGATTTGATTGGCCTAAAACCGGTATCGTGCAATTTAGCTCTGTACTAATTGATGTCGGTAGCGATGGCAAAGCTAGGAGTATTGAACAGATATTAATTAGTACTGAGGTAAATTAA
- a CDS encoding HU family DNA-binding protein translates to MIKPELIQAIANKTKMPKKQIEVVIDTMVETITTEVKDGHKVLISGFGLFYSANRKSRNGINPVTKAPIRIKSMQMPKFRAGERFKRVVRSKS, encoded by the coding sequence ATGATAAAGCCCGAGCTAATACAGGCCATAGCCAATAAAACTAAGATGCCTAAAAAGCAGATAGAAGTAGTTATCGACACTATGGTTGAAACCATCACAACAGAAGTTAAAGACGGCCACAAGGTGCTGATTAGTGGCTTTGGCTTATTTTACTCGGCCAATCGAAAGTCTCGTAATGGGATTAACCCCGTCACTAAGGCACCTATACGAATAAAAAGTATGCAGATGCCTAAATTTAGGGCTGGGGAGCGTTTCAAAAGAGTTGTCCGAAGCAAAAGTTAG
- a CDS encoding magnesium transporter, producing MKYSFVDEKVVNKINASRNRKLDIFRDSEPAQKGFLLLALPKQTAHKIINDLDNREILDIIGTLDPNKSTRLLHELSSTRARHIIEKLKAEDKEKIDLLLSFSPKTAAGLMGLDYIIASPSMHFSDLSIDLAAHEKATGRFPSIFVVENGSLVGEIPGHILSQHPGSEKVGQYATRVPHIKYDIDEHKVIDTFLKHPHDKVVVLGDKEDIIGVINSNDLLSLLDKKRASDIYGLAGVSNDEAAMDTVFSKVRHRWLWLILNLGTAFLAASIVGMFEGTIAQITLLAVYMPIVAGMGGNAATQTLAVTVRGIVMHEVSLASCGVFIGREIAAGVINGAINGTLVALVAILLNKNPMLGFVLAVAMICNLFIAAFAGALIPLIMKKLGKDPATSATILITTCTDVGGFFIFLSLAKVFLT from the coding sequence ATGAAATACTCTTTTGTAGACGAAAAAGTAGTTAATAAAATAAATGCTAGCCGAAACCGAAAGTTAGATATATTTAGGGATTCCGAACCAGCGCAGAAAGGGTTTTTGCTGCTTGCTCTACCCAAGCAAACAGCCCATAAGATTATTAACGATCTTGATAACAGAGAGATCCTGGATATCATAGGTACCTTAGACCCAAACAAATCCACTCGATTATTGCATGAACTATCTTCCACAAGAGCTCGCCATATTATTGAAAAGCTTAAAGCTGAAGACAAAGAGAAAATCGACTTATTGCTCAGCTTCAGCCCTAAGACCGCAGCTGGGCTTATGGGCCTTGACTACATTATCGCCTCACCGAGTATGCATTTCAGCGATCTATCCATCGATTTAGCAGCCCATGAAAAAGCAACTGGAAGGTTCCCTTCCATATTTGTTGTCGAGAACGGTAGCTTGGTAGGAGAGATACCTGGCCATATATTATCTCAGCATCCTGGGAGCGAGAAGGTAGGCCAGTATGCCACTCGAGTGCCTCACATCAAGTATGATATTGATGAGCATAAAGTTATCGATACCTTCCTCAAACACCCACACGATAAAGTAGTAGTACTGGGCGATAAAGAAGATATCATTGGTGTCATAAACTCCAATGATCTACTCAGCTTGCTAGACAAAAAGCGAGCCAGTGATATTTATGGACTGGCGGGAGTTAGCAATGATGAGGCTGCCATGGATACTGTATTTAGTAAAGTAAGGCACAGGTGGCTCTGGCTTATACTGAATCTTGGGACGGCATTTTTGGCGGCTTCGATAGTAGGTATGTTCGAGGGCACTATAGCTCAGATAACTCTTTTAGCAGTATATATGCCAATTGTTGCAGGCATGGGGGGCAATGCCGCCACTCAAACCCTTGCTGTGACAGTTCGCGGAATTGTTATGCACGAAGTATCGCTTGCTAGCTGCGGAGTCTTTATAGGCCGTGAAATAGCCGCAGGGGTTATAAATGGAGCAATTAACGGAACCTTAGTGGCACTTGTTGCTATCCTACTAAATAAAAACCCCATGCTTGGGTTTGTATTGGCTGTTGCGATGATTTGTAATTTGTTTATTGCGGCTTTTGCTGGCGCGCTAATACCTCTGATAATGAAGAAGCTCGGCAAGGACCCTGCAACATCTGCGACAATCCTAATTACAACATGCACTGATGTCGGCGGTTTCTTCATATTCCTTAGCTTAGCAAAGGTATTTTTGACATAA
- a CDS encoding PLD nuclease N-terminal domain-containing protein, with product MNKLKKLAAVITALASTLPVSAFAQDGYVSSSLSDNAQQNSVGATGAFLLFFIVLYGIFIIIGMVLFVFWIFMLVDVFKRTNWKQENDKTLWILLVILLYPIGSILYFFLVKRKLDNNKNTLTAPPSAT from the coding sequence ATGAATAAATTAAAAAAATTAGCGGCAGTTATCACGGCACTAGCGAGCACTTTGCCAGTTTCTGCATTTGCTCAGGACGGATATGTATCTAGCTCATTATCGGATAATGCCCAACAAAATTCTGTTGGAGCAACAGGGGCGTTTTTATTATTCTTTATTGTACTATATGGAATATTTATTATTATTGGGATGGTACTATTCGTATTCTGGATTTTTATGTTGGTAGATGTATTCAAAAGAACCAACTGGAAACAGGAAAACGATAAAACACTCTGGATTTTATTAGTTATATTGCTTTACCCAATAGGCTCAATTTTATATTTCTTCTTAGTAAAGAGAAAACTCGATAATAACAAAAACACCCTTACCGCCCCTCCAAGTGCGACCTAA
- a CDS encoding sortase: MQYTINSAPSHRVRTRRNRWAFAVIGLFLLILGVYLSILLITPKIQKKSPQQIQKSASELPVYDKNTIFIPSVGVQSEIGQGGPGVLDKGLAWNRLPEQGNPIKGGNMIITGHSFVWGYDPSQVTKRSIFYDLKNAKVGGDVLINWYGKQYKYTITKVKTVKPSSVEIENQSSEPMLTIYTCTLGGSADGRVVVIAKPS; this comes from the coding sequence ATGCAGTACACAATTAATTCAGCTCCTTCTCATAGAGTAAGAACTAGAAGAAACCGATGGGCGTTCGCAGTTATTGGTTTATTTCTGCTCATTTTGGGAGTTTATTTATCCATTCTATTAATTACGCCTAAAATCCAGAAGAAGTCACCTCAGCAGATCCAGAAGTCTGCTAGCGAACTACCGGTTTACGACAAGAATACTATATTTATACCGTCAGTAGGTGTCCAGTCCGAAATAGGCCAGGGTGGGCCGGGTGTTTTAGATAAGGGCTTAGCCTGGAATCGACTCCCCGAGCAGGGTAACCCAATTAAAGGCGGCAATATGATAATTACTGGCCATAGTTTTGTATGGGGCTACGACCCATCGCAGGTTACAAAAAGATCCATTTTCTATGACCTTAAAAATGCCAAAGTTGGCGGTGATGTACTAATAAATTGGTATGGCAAACAGTATAAATATACTATTACTAAAGTAAAGACAGTTAAACCCAGCTCTGTTGAAATTGAAAATCAAAGTAGTGAACCAATGCTCACTATCTACACCTGCACCTTGGGAGGGTCGGCCGATGGCAGGGTAGTAGTAATCGCTAAGCCCAGTTAG
- a CDS encoding DUF5652 family protein, producing the protein MDLNLIVQNNIWWLIVIYIWATAWKAWALWIAAKKDQKVWFLVFIIVSTAGILEIFYIFYFSKQDKSTIKANK; encoded by the coding sequence ATGGATTTAAATTTAATAGTTCAAAATAATATATGGTGGCTTATTGTTATATACATTTGGGCAACTGCCTGGAAGGCATGGGCACTTTGGATTGCCGCTAAAAAAGACCAGAAAGTATGGTTCTTGGTTTTTATAATAGTTAGTACTGCAGGCATTCTAGAAATATTTTATATATTCTATTTTAGCAAGCAAGATAAGAGCACTATAAAGGCCAATAAGTAG
- a CDS encoding pyruvoyl-dependent arginine decarboxylase yields the protein MNIQITKGSGTGPTELSAFDSALMSAGIGDQNLICLSSVIPPGSNIVFEKPSFTPKDFGSKLYVVISEVRSSTAGQEMWVGIGWVQEASTKKGLFVEHHSNTQKGLEDMISNSLNHMTASRPNDKWSEIQMSIKGTTCKGRPTSVLVSAVYQTEGW from the coding sequence ATGAATATACAAATCACAAAAGGCAGTGGCACTGGCCCCACTGAACTGTCGGCCTTTGATTCAGCCCTAATGAGTGCTGGCATTGGAGATCAGAACCTGATCTGTCTAAGCTCCGTAATTCCGCCTGGTAGCAATATCGTATTCGAAAAGCCTTCTTTTACGCCAAAAGATTTCGGTAGCAAGCTTTATGTTGTAATATCTGAAGTCCGCAGCTCAACCGCCGGCCAAGAGATGTGGGTTGGCATAGGCTGGGTTCAAGAAGCTAGCACTAAAAAAGGCCTCTTTGTAGAGCATCATAGCAATACACAAAAAGGCCTTGAGGATATGATATCTAACTCTCTTAATCACATGACTGCGAGCAGACCAAATGATAAATGGAGTGAGATACAAATGTCTATAAAGGGTACGACCTGCAAAGGTCGGCCAACCAGCGTACTTGTCTCGGCGGTTTATCAGACAGAGGGGTGGTAG
- a CDS encoding ATP-binding protein: MLTNLSLLITTVLTFFLGILVYTNNPKKPSNRNFFYFTSSLSLWAITNLMANISAEPSLALFWSRAAIVGAALLIYFFLLFSMTFTSDKQLSRALRLILFIPAFIIILFSPTAANVVSSNAYAQQIQTGWLYIFVIAYLPTYTIWGVALFIKAQRSSAGHRKDQIKYILMGTALIAIPGFIFNAILPALGITSLSSFGPIFILLLVAMIAYSILRHQLMDIRFIVTRSLAFASSIFIIAAVFGLVSFQIVDVILPANASQVTIRLSYTVIAILLAFAFNPLVRFFEKITAKLFFRGQYDPQKLTDQIGGILSSEIDLDKLSTRVLSEITTQMKINISEIVVFSKDRVFYEKIPLKNSQKEISHKQLQKLGRVTLIVENLKPGERRDILKEFGFSLSIPLRTSEKFIGYLLLGEKKNGEIFGSQDLAVLKSIANEVSVAMANALSYKEIQLFTETLSEKVRQRTAQLNTANSQLRELDQAKDEFISMASHQLRTPLTTVKGYISMLDDGDFGKLTKEQKQSIELALDGSNRMARLIDDLLNISRMEAGKFYIDARKVDLSKLVSEEVKALQFMAKSQKVIIRYKAPTKAIPLINLDENKTRQVVMNILDNAIHYSQPPKGGGVVEVSLLHSGGSVSYIVKDNGIGVPRDQQSMLFTKMFRAKNAKDMRPDGTGLGLYMVKRVVEDQGGKVLFESKYGKGSLFGFKIPVHNHIEIDAKAQAKLKSQIN; encoded by the coding sequence ATGCTTACTAACCTTTCATTACTCATCACCACCGTGCTAACATTTTTTCTAGGTATTTTGGTGTATACCAATAACCCTAAGAAGCCTTCTAACAGAAACTTTTTTTACTTCACTTCTTCATTATCACTTTGGGCTATAACCAATCTAATGGCTAATATCTCTGCAGAGCCCAGCCTGGCACTTTTTTGGTCGAGAGCCGCTATTGTAGGGGCAGCGCTGCTGATATACTTTTTCTTATTATTTAGCATGACATTTACTAGCGATAAGCAGCTGAGCCGTGCGCTAAGACTAATATTATTTATTCCAGCTTTTATTATTATTTTGTTTAGCCCCACAGCCGCCAATGTAGTCTCATCTAATGCCTATGCCCAGCAGATACAGACCGGCTGGCTGTATATTTTTGTGATTGCCTACTTGCCTACTTACACTATCTGGGGGGTAGCACTGTTTATAAAAGCCCAGCGTAGCTCTGCAGGGCATAGAAAAGACCAAATCAAATATATCTTGATGGGTACAGCCCTTATCGCTATTCCTGGATTTATTTTTAATGCCATTTTACCAGCACTGGGGATCACATCCCTTTCGTCATTTGGGCCAATATTTATTTTACTTTTGGTGGCCATGATAGCTTACTCAATACTTCGTCATCAGCTTATGGACATAAGATTTATCGTTACAAGGTCACTGGCTTTTGCCTCGTCTATATTTATTATCGCAGCCGTATTTGGACTAGTCAGCTTTCAGATAGTTGATGTTATATTGCCAGCGAATGCCTCACAAGTTACCATTAGGCTTTCTTATACCGTTATAGCTATTTTGCTGGCCTTTGCATTTAATCCACTAGTAAGATTTTTTGAAAAAATAACAGCTAAGTTGTTTTTTCGTGGCCAATACGACCCACAGAAGCTGACTGACCAAATTGGTGGTATTTTGTCTAGCGAAATAGACCTAGACAAGCTAAGCACCCGAGTACTAAGTGAAATAACTACTCAAATGAAAATCAATATTTCTGAGATTGTAGTATTTAGCAAAGACAGAGTGTTTTATGAAAAGATACCTCTCAAGAATAGTCAAAAAGAAATAAGCCACAAACAATTACAAAAGCTCGGTAGAGTTACGCTGATTGTTGAAAATCTTAAGCCTGGTGAACGCAGAGATATCTTAAAAGAGTTTGGTTTTAGTCTTAGTATCCCGCTGCGCACCAGCGAGAAGTTTATAGGCTATTTACTTTTGGGCGAAAAAAAGAACGGTGAGATTTTTGGCTCTCAAGATTTGGCGGTACTAAAATCTATTGCCAATGAAGTAAGCGTTGCTATGGCCAACGCCCTAAGCTACAAAGAAATTCAACTTTTTACAGAGACGCTTTCGGAAAAAGTTCGCCAGCGTACTGCTCAGCTCAACACCGCCAACAGCCAGCTAAGAGAGCTAGACCAGGCCAAAGATGAATTTATTTCTATGGCATCTCACCAGCTCAGAACTCCACTAACGACTGTAAAGGGGTACATTAGCATGCTTGATGATGGGGATTTCGGCAAGCTAACGAAAGAACAAAAGCAAAGTATTGAGCTGGCTTTGGATGGAAGCAATAGAATGGCACGATTAATCGATGACTTATTGAATATCAGTCGTATGGAGGCGGGTAAATTCTATATAGATGCCCGGAAAGTAGATCTTAGTAAGCTTGTAAGCGAGGAGGTTAAAGCCCTACAGTTTATGGCAAAATCTCAAAAAGTTATTATCAGATACAAAGCCCCAACGAAAGCAATCCCACTAATCAACTTAGATGAAAATAAGACTCGGCAGGTAGTGATGAATATATTAGATAATGCAATCCATTATAGCCAGCCCCCTAAAGGAGGCGGCGTGGTTGAAGTTTCGCTTCTGCACTCTGGTGGTAGTGTGAGCTATATTGTTAAAGACAATGGCATTGGGGTGCCTAGAGATCAGCAGTCCATGCTCTTTACCAAGATGTTTAGGGCCAAAAATGCTAAAGATATGCGCCCTGATGGAACTGGGCTAGGGCTATATATGGTTAAGCGTGTGGTTGAAGACCAAGGAGGAAAGGTGCTATTTGAATCCAAATACGGCAAGGGCAGTCTTTTTGGATTCAAAATACCAGTCCACAATCATATAGAAATAGATGCCAAAGCCCAGGCAAAACTAAAATCTCAAATTAATTAG